One Sinobacterium caligoides genomic window carries:
- a CDS encoding MarR family winged helix-turn-helix transcriptional regulator, with the protein MEKRLFFLLNMSQHRLYKHVDQRSEKDLGVTIKQLAALYLLAKNEGCQLKAMCDGLGLNNSAVTGLTQRLEKNALIRREACSIDRRASQLYLTEKGQSKIEAAAPLLQEMNEAIQGEFSDEEITIVTRFLNHLMERF; encoded by the coding sequence ATGGAAAAGCGGCTATTTTTCCTGCTTAACATGTCCCAACATAGACTCTACAAACACGTCGATCAACGCAGTGAAAAAGACTTAGGAGTAACGATAAAACAGCTGGCTGCACTGTATTTGCTCGCCAAAAATGAAGGCTGTCAACTCAAGGCGATGTGCGACGGGCTTGGCCTGAATAACTCTGCCGTCACCGGACTCACACAACGGCTGGAGAAAAATGCCCTGATCCGTAGGGAAGCTTGCAGTATCGACAGACGCGCCTCACAGCTGTATTTAACCGAGAAAGGGCAATCTAAAATCGAGGCTGCCGCCCCTCTGCTGCAGGAGATGAATGAAGCTATCCAAGGCGAGTTTAGTGACGAGGAAATCACCATCGTCACACGCTTCCTCAACCACCTAATGGAGCGGTTTTAA
- the cls gene encoding cardiolipin synthase, translating into MLLAFHIMGIISSVHAVMSTRTSQGTIAWLVCLLTFPYLAVPAYWVLGRNKFNGYVTARRSASGRLRPLVAEAGLSIAPFRLPEGESMDSVRAAAALARLPVLSGNDVELLMDGEACFDDILSGVRRAKNYVLFQFFIIRDDGLGRRVKTTLMEKVAEGVPIYFIYDEIGCHALPEAYLLELREAGVEVAAFNTRKGKGNRFQINFRNHRKTVIVDGDSAWLGGHNVGDEYLGKSRRFGHWRDTHMRIDGPAALAVQLSFVEDWHWATGSIPALNWQPAAGARGDDARVLVIPSGPADSLETANLLFVHAINSAQERIWIASPYFVPDESIVTALQLAGLRGVDVRVLIPNKPDHLLVYLAAFAYIDQSSETGVQFYRYTHGFLHEKVTLIDSSIATVGTANLDNRSFRLNFEITAAVADEPFIASVEQMFIDDFSQSELMKKNTLANKPWWFRFVVRLAKLAAPVQ; encoded by the coding sequence GTGCTTCTAGCCTTCCACATCATGGGAATTATTTCCTCTGTGCACGCGGTGATGAGTACACGGACATCGCAGGGTACGATAGCCTGGCTTGTCTGTCTTCTCACGTTCCCCTATTTAGCTGTGCCCGCATACTGGGTGTTAGGCCGGAATAAATTCAACGGTTATGTTACCGCTCGACGCAGTGCCAGCGGGCGTTTAAGGCCCCTTGTCGCAGAGGCTGGGCTTTCTATCGCCCCCTTCCGTTTGCCAGAAGGCGAATCTATGGATAGCGTTAGAGCGGCAGCTGCCCTTGCTCGCTTACCGGTTTTGAGTGGCAATGATGTTGAGTTGTTGATGGATGGCGAGGCCTGTTTTGATGACATTTTGTCCGGGGTTCGTCGTGCCAAAAACTATGTCCTCTTTCAGTTCTTTATTATCAGGGATGATGGTCTCGGTCGCCGTGTCAAAACCACGTTGATGGAGAAGGTGGCTGAGGGGGTGCCGATTTACTTTATTTACGATGAGATTGGTTGTCATGCTTTGCCGGAAGCTTATTTGCTAGAGTTGCGTGAGGCAGGCGTCGAAGTTGCTGCATTCAATACGCGCAAGGGCAAGGGGAACCGCTTCCAGATTAACTTTCGCAACCATCGCAAGACGGTTATCGTCGACGGTGACAGTGCCTGGTTGGGTGGTCACAATGTTGGTGATGAGTACTTAGGTAAGAGTCGCCGCTTTGGTCATTGGCGTGATACTCATATGCGTATTGATGGGCCGGCCGCGCTGGCGGTGCAGCTGTCCTTCGTTGAGGATTGGCACTGGGCAACGGGATCGATACCGGCCTTGAACTGGCAGCCGGCTGCGGGGGCGCGAGGCGATGATGCTCGGGTGTTAGTGATTCCCAGCGGCCCTGCAGACTCGTTAGAGACGGCCAATTTATTGTTCGTGCATGCGATCAACTCGGCACAGGAACGCATCTGGATTGCCAGCCCTTACTTTGTCCCCGATGAGTCGATTGTGACGGCGCTGCAGCTTGCGGGGTTGCGGGGGGTGGATGTGCGGGTGTTGATCCCTAATAAGCCAGATCACTTGTTGGTCTACCTAGCTGCCTTTGCCTATATCGATCAATCCAGCGAGACGGGGGTGCAGTTTTATCGCTATACCCATGGCTTTTTACATGAAAAGGTGACCCTAATCGATAGTTCTATAGCGACGGTAGGTACGGCAAATCTCGATAATCGCTCATTTCGGCTTAACTTTGAAATTACTGCGGCTGTAGCTGATGAGCCATTTATCGCTTCTGTTGAACAGATGTTCATCGATGATTTTTCTCAGTCTGAGCTGATGAAAAAGAACACACTGGCGAATAAACCGTGGTGGTTTCGTTTTGTGGTTCGCCTTGCCAAGCTAGCGGCTCCTGTGCAGTAA
- a CDS encoding MFS transporter: MNHKTEKISLSFSVALLMFPQVIETMYSPALTSIKAQFGVSTSTAAQALSVFFIAFAFGVIFWGRMCDVIGRRQSMLGGLAVLTIGSCSALIASNFNILLCSFAVCAFGAAVGSICTQTMIRDSYQGKDLAHVFTIAATSIGISPVVGLLLGSWLTAQGGYLWVFATMVAFILVLSIWCFARLPETKPAHTQKDSLISIAIKMSRDSTIWYTVAMISFFNVALFSYYSIAPFMFEDMGLGVDYFGNTGFIIALGSIAGSFINSRLLKMEMSDTNIVRIASLLLLISAVSVYCLQSTQWFFVPMALVSLAFGLAIPHIMGNALVNYRDHLGSAGALLGSFYYLLIGAGLEFANHIGDLGEVLIACSVLAVSLMLLSAAKGALTTKTQLEGMEY, translated from the coding sequence ATGAATCACAAAACAGAGAAAATATCCCTAAGCTTTTCGGTAGCATTATTAATGTTTCCGCAAGTTATCGAAACCATGTACAGCCCAGCACTGACGTCGATCAAAGCACAATTTGGTGTCAGCACCTCAACCGCCGCCCAAGCACTGTCTGTGTTCTTCATTGCCTTTGCTTTTGGTGTGATCTTTTGGGGGCGCATGTGTGATGTTATCGGTCGCCGTCAATCAATGCTTGGCGGCCTGGCTGTCCTAACCATAGGTTCATGCAGCGCGTTAATCGCCTCCAATTTCAACATACTGCTATGCTCATTTGCAGTGTGCGCCTTTGGAGCCGCGGTCGGCTCGATCTGCACACAAACAATGATTCGTGACAGCTACCAAGGTAAAGACCTAGCACACGTCTTCACCATTGCCGCCACTTCTATCGGTATCAGCCCTGTTGTCGGCCTGTTGCTCGGTAGCTGGCTAACGGCGCAAGGGGGGTATCTATGGGTGTTTGCTACCATGGTCGCGTTCATTTTGGTGCTCAGCATTTGGTGCTTTGCCCGCTTGCCGGAGACAAAACCAGCACACACGCAGAAGGACAGCCTAATCAGCATTGCGATTAAAATGAGTCGTGACAGCACAATTTGGTACACCGTCGCCATGATCTCGTTTTTTAACGTGGCATTGTTTTCCTACTACAGTATTGCGCCCTTTATGTTTGAGGATATGGGTCTAGGCGTTGATTACTTCGGCAACACCGGCTTCATCATCGCACTTGGCTCTATTGCTGGCTCATTCATCAACAGCCGCCTGCTAAAAATGGAGATGTCAGACACCAACATTGTACGCATCGCTTCGCTATTGTTATTGATCAGTGCCGTTAGCGTCTATTGCTTGCAGTCAACTCAGTGGTTCTTTGTGCCCATGGCACTAGTTTCGCTCGCGTTTGGCCTTGCTATCCCTCACATCATGGGTAACGCACTGGTCAACTATCGTGACCACTTAGGCAGTGCCGGTGCACTTTTAGGCTCATTCTATTATCTATTAATAGGAGCCGGCCTCGAGTTCGCCAACCATATCGGCGACCTGGGTGAAGTGCTCATCGCCTGCAGCGTGCTCGCCGTGTCGTTGATGCTGTTAAGTGCCGCGAAAGGCGCACTGACAACGAAGACACAGTTAGAAGGCATGGAGTACTAG
- a CDS encoding TonB-dependent receptor plug domain-containing protein codes for MRVLSKSPLFLAVATVVSSLSQPVFSAEEHMVEEVVVLGSRSKKPRTAMDSAVPIDVFSAEELSSAGNTADIIDDLKALVPSFTAIPATGDGSAFIRPTSLRGQAPDQTLVLVNGKRRHRSALVQFFASAAGNGAHAPDIGMIPTVALKNVEVLRDGASAQYGADAIAGVMNFQLKDSAEGGSVELKYGEYYEGEQSVKVSANGGVALGKSGFINASIEVTDNEALSRGLQRPDAQALIDGGVQGVGQDSPFDDAPFAQTWGRSEASATRFFINSGYDLSDSLEVYGHANYAKTEGRYRFFYRPGYIDDCSTAHSTISTLCDEGFAGLQQGYTPYLDGDQEDFSVVGGLRGELTNGLIYDYSVGYGQNALDYFLNNTLNPTLGLNASGEPWQRDFDVGGYEQQEINVNADFSKQLTDDINLAFGVEWREETYIVKQGEAASYQGEGSNGLRGFGPADAGEFDRDNYAVYVDIEQDITEAWMVQYAARYEDFSDFGSTLNGKLATRYRLTDSVALRAAVSTGFHAPTPGQSNVRTTITTFDGTTGLQQEEGLVSPTSPEALSVGGAALTEEKAINYSVGFTAMLAENVNLSVDAYHIEVDDRIYRTGDIVLPDGRSISFYTNALDVETNGIDVVLSANQEWNAGVNTQLSFAFNYNKMEVTDQASVGGILPVSDATVEDIEHNYPNERFVLSANTFFADNWNVLVRANYYGSHYDERGTIHDPVQPSAEIDHIVYIDLEVGYDFNENLRFAAGGTNIFDEYVNEIGEGYANRESVGLQYSRRTPANYDGGAWYLQTTYNF; via the coding sequence ATGAGAGTGTTGAGTAAAAGCCCGCTTTTTCTAGCGGTTGCTACTGTTGTATCGTCGCTGAGTCAGCCTGTTTTTTCTGCAGAAGAGCATATGGTAGAGGAAGTGGTTGTACTAGGTAGTCGCAGCAAAAAACCGAGGACTGCGATGGATTCAGCGGTGCCCATTGATGTGTTCTCTGCTGAAGAGCTCTCTTCGGCGGGAAATACGGCAGATATTATTGATGACCTAAAGGCTTTGGTACCTTCCTTTACAGCAATACCGGCAACCGGCGATGGTAGTGCCTTTATTCGCCCGACCTCATTGCGTGGCCAGGCACCGGACCAAACCTTAGTGCTGGTTAACGGTAAGCGTCGCCATCGCTCAGCGCTCGTACAGTTTTTTGCCTCTGCGGCAGGTAACGGAGCTCATGCGCCTGATATCGGCATGATTCCAACAGTCGCGCTGAAAAATGTCGAGGTGTTACGTGATGGTGCATCGGCCCAGTATGGTGCTGATGCGATCGCCGGTGTGATGAACTTTCAGTTGAAAGATAGTGCCGAGGGGGGCTCTGTCGAGCTCAAGTATGGCGAATATTACGAGGGCGAGCAATCGGTTAAGGTATCGGCTAACGGGGGTGTTGCTCTCGGTAAAAGTGGCTTTATCAATGCCAGTATAGAAGTGACCGACAATGAAGCGCTATCGCGTGGCTTACAGCGACCTGATGCACAGGCGCTAATCGATGGTGGCGTACAAGGGGTAGGGCAAGACAGCCCCTTTGATGATGCGCCCTTCGCTCAGACATGGGGGCGTTCAGAGGCGTCTGCTACGCGCTTTTTCATCAATTCTGGTTATGACTTAAGTGATAGTCTTGAGGTTTACGGGCATGCGAACTATGCCAAAACAGAAGGTCGCTATCGCTTCTTCTACCGCCCAGGCTATATCGATGACTGCAGTACAGCGCACTCAACCATTAGTACACTGTGTGATGAAGGCTTTGCGGGTTTACAGCAGGGTTATACGCCTTATCTGGATGGTGACCAGGAAGATTTTAGTGTTGTTGGTGGCCTCCGTGGTGAGCTGACTAACGGCCTTATCTATGACTACAGTGTTGGCTATGGTCAGAATGCGTTGGATTACTTCCTCAATAATACCCTTAACCCCACATTGGGGCTCAATGCCAGTGGTGAGCCTTGGCAGCGTGACTTTGATGTCGGAGGCTATGAGCAGCAAGAGATTAACGTTAACGCTGATTTCTCCAAGCAGCTGACGGACGATATTAACCTGGCCTTCGGTGTTGAGTGGCGGGAGGAAACCTATATTGTTAAGCAGGGCGAGGCGGCCTCTTATCAAGGCGAAGGCTCTAACGGTTTGAGAGGATTTGGTCCAGCAGATGCCGGTGAGTTCGATCGTGATAACTATGCTGTTTATGTCGATATCGAGCAGGATATTACCGAGGCGTGGATGGTGCAGTATGCGGCACGCTACGAAGACTTCTCTGACTTCGGTAGCACACTCAATGGTAAGTTGGCGACCCGCTATCGCTTAACCGATAGCGTGGCGCTCCGTGCCGCAGTGTCGACGGGCTTCCATGCGCCAACGCCAGGCCAGTCTAATGTGCGTACGACGATTACCACGTTCGACGGTACGACAGGATTACAGCAAGAAGAAGGCTTGGTATCTCCTACGAGTCCAGAGGCCTTGTCAGTCGGTGGTGCAGCACTGACCGAAGAGAAGGCGATCAACTACAGTGTTGGTTTCACGGCGATGTTAGCAGAGAATGTGAACCTTTCTGTCGACGCTTACCACATTGAGGTGGATGACCGTATCTATCGTACGGGGGACATTGTTCTACCTGATGGACGGAGCATTTCGTTTTACACCAATGCGCTTGATGTCGAGACCAACGGTATCGATGTGGTGCTGAGTGCTAATCAAGAGTGGAATGCGGGCGTCAATACGCAGCTTAGCTTCGCCTTTAACTATAACAAGATGGAGGTGACAGATCAGGCTTCTGTTGGTGGCATTTTGCCCGTGAGTGATGCGACGGTTGAAGATATAGAGCATAACTATCCCAACGAACGCTTTGTGTTATCGGCGAACACCTTCTTTGCCGATAATTGGAATGTGCTGGTACGTGCTAACTACTATGGTTCGCACTATGACGAGCGTGGCACGATTCACGACCCGGTACAGCCATCCGCCGAGATAGATCATATCGTTTATATCGATCTCGAGGTCGGTTATGACTTTAACGAGAACCTGCGCTTTGCTGCCGGTGGTACCAATATATTTGATGAGTATGTCAATGAGATTGGTGAGGGCTACGCTAATCGAGAGAGTGTGGGGCTGCAGTACTCGCGTCGAACACCGGCTAACTACGATGGCGGTGCTTGGTACTTGCAGACGACCTATAACTTTTAA
- a CDS encoding nitroreductase family deazaflavin-dependent oxidoreductase has product MLEKIAKAAPPRGFKLMLFRAPIYLYRFKLGFLLGKRFILLQHWGRKSGALRQAVIEVIGSDQSAGIIYSASGFGVKSQWYQNIVANNEVFITSKQRSYRAEARVLSKEQAEPVLLRYAQAHPRAMKAVARLSGYKITASKQDVVEFNRLINIIEFTRTD; this is encoded by the coding sequence TTGCTGGAGAAAATTGCAAAGGCGGCACCTCCTAGGGGCTTTAAGTTGATGTTGTTCCGAGCGCCGATCTATCTTTATCGGTTTAAACTTGGTTTTTTGTTGGGTAAACGTTTCATCTTATTACAACACTGGGGGCGTAAGTCAGGAGCTCTGCGACAAGCAGTAATCGAGGTCATTGGCAGTGATCAATCGGCGGGTATTATTTATTCAGCGTCAGGCTTTGGGGTAAAGTCGCAGTGGTATCAAAACATTGTTGCCAATAATGAGGTGTTTATAACCTCTAAGCAGCGGAGTTATCGTGCCGAGGCCAGGGTGTTGAGCAAAGAGCAGGCTGAGCCCGTACTGCTGCGCTATGCGCAGGCACACCCCCGTGCGATGAAGGCTGTTGCTCGGTTATCAGGCTATAAGATAACCGCGTCGAAACAAGATGTGGTTGAATTTAATCGATTAATTAACATAATAGAGTTTACGCGAACAGACTAA
- a CDS encoding STAS/SEC14 domain-containing protein yields MMLEMIDIGIDRAVAFQMSGKITEEDMQRVLAEARGKISQHGSIVMLEQIDSFSGIELSALVEEFKYLIHVGLKDITKVAVLTDKRWVEKVVSIEDKIFRGIDIKSFAIEDKAQAIAFLNDN; encoded by the coding sequence ATGATGTTAGAGATGATCGATATCGGCATAGATAGGGCCGTCGCCTTTCAAATGAGCGGTAAGATTACTGAAGAGGATATGCAGCGGGTATTGGCCGAGGCGCGAGGAAAGATCTCGCAACATGGAAGTATCGTTATGCTTGAGCAGATCGACTCCTTTTCCGGTATCGAGCTATCCGCCCTCGTCGAAGAGTTTAAGTACCTGATCCATGTTGGCCTTAAAGACATCACCAAAGTGGCTGTACTGACCGATAAGCGCTGGGTCGAGAAGGTGGTCAGCATCGAAGATAAAATTTTCAGAGGCATCGATATCAAAAGCTTTGCTATCGAAGACAAGGCCCAAGCGATAGCGTTTTTGAATGACAACTAG
- the pssA gene encoding CDP-diacylglycerol--serine O-phosphatidyltransferase gives MLDELGGIKLQPDALRWLMTAKALKEELLTRIAAAADSIYITALYLEDDEAGREVLAALLAAKERKPSIDIKVFVDYHRARRGLIGQRGEGGNNQLYRQLMQQAEHPIEILGVPVKSREVMGVLHLKGFIIDDRVIYSGASINDIYLHQKDKYRIDRYHVIHSAELASTMREMIRRCLIDSPAVCSLCDDEASETIPDKASIRLFKHGLAKASYQFDGVTTGNRVTPLLGLGRKHNELNRVIVDMVRESRESLFICTPYFNPPYILARALSKHLRDGRRIDIVVGDKTANDFYIPPEKEFSTIGALPYMYEQTLRKFAKRQQWAIDKGLLNIHLWKEGGNSYHLKGVSADDSLHLLTGSNLNPRAWGLDVENGLLLHDESGVWRESFKEEQEHILQHAQRLGHYREVETLRNYPAPVRKVIKRIRRLKADLLLRKIL, from the coding sequence TTGCTGGATGAGCTTGGTGGTATAAAGCTACAGCCCGATGCGCTGCGCTGGTTAATGACGGCGAAGGCCTTGAAGGAAGAGCTATTGACGCGCATTGCCGCGGCGGCAGATTCTATCTATATTACGGCACTTTATCTTGAAGATGATGAGGCGGGCCGGGAGGTTTTGGCGGCGCTGTTGGCGGCTAAGGAGCGCAAGCCTTCGATCGATATCAAAGTTTTTGTCGACTATCACCGAGCACGGCGTGGCCTGATCGGGCAGCGAGGCGAGGGCGGCAATAATCAGCTCTATCGCCAGCTGATGCAGCAGGCTGAGCATCCTATTGAAATTCTAGGTGTACCGGTTAAGTCACGTGAGGTCATGGGGGTTTTGCACCTCAAGGGCTTTATCATTGATGATAGGGTGATTTACAGTGGTGCCAGCATTAATGATATCTATCTACATCAGAAGGATAAATACCGGATCGATCGTTATCATGTGATTCACTCTGCTGAGTTAGCCAGTACGATGAGGGAGATGATACGGCGCTGCTTGATTGATTCGCCGGCGGTCTGCTCACTGTGTGATGACGAGGCATCGGAGACAATACCGGATAAAGCGTCGATTCGTTTGTTTAAGCACGGCCTGGCTAAGGCAAGCTATCAGTTTGATGGCGTTACCACGGGTAATAGGGTGACGCCGCTACTCGGTCTGGGTCGTAAGCACAATGAACTCAACCGCGTTATTGTCGATATGGTCAGGGAGTCTAGAGAATCACTGTTTATCTGTACGCCGTATTTCAACCCGCCTTATATCCTTGCGCGTGCCCTCTCCAAACACCTACGTGATGGTAGGCGTATTGATATCGTGGTGGGTGATAAGACGGCCAATGATTTCTATATCCCGCCCGAAAAGGAATTCTCTACTATTGGCGCGTTGCCTTATATGTACGAGCAAACGCTACGGAAGTTTGCCAAGCGTCAACAGTGGGCGATTGATAAGGGCTTACTCAATATTCACCTGTGGAAAGAGGGCGGCAATAGCTACCATTTGAAAGGGGTGAGCGCCGATGATTCGCTGCATCTGCTGACGGGGAGCAACCTCAACCCTCGCGCCTGGGGCCTAGATGTCGAGAACGGACTGTTATTGCACGACGAGTCTGGCGTATGGCGAGAGTCCTTTAAAGAGGAACAGGAGCATATTCTCCAGCACGCTCAGCGTTTGGGCCATTATCGAGAGGTAGAGACCCTGCGCAACTACCCGGCTCCGGTGCGCAAGGTCATCAAGCGGATTCGACGTCTGAAAGCAGACTTATTGCTTCGTAAGATTTTATAG
- a CDS encoding AraC family transcriptional regulator, whose translation MAVIQSDCGFDSNQYEIPVVGIAVKTAKHDSGVHSHIKDQLALSVKGCTTITIDGQKCVLPPMRAAWIPGGVDHRAQMSNVTDYRSLYFDRSLQSRLPRELMIVDVNPLLRELIERMAFWPFDMTAEQQMNALNLFIEEFASAKDSHLNLPLPHDYRLQSWLETINAPDFMAPTLNDLSERVGASAKTITRIFNKETGMSYQSWRQQWRLLGAIELLSNEVRVNEVADRLGFSSDSAFISFFRQQTGCTPLAYFSR comes from the coding sequence ATGGCGGTCATTCAGTCGGATTGTGGTTTTGACTCAAATCAGTATGAAATACCGGTAGTTGGCATCGCTGTTAAGACTGCTAAGCACGATTCGGGGGTGCACTCGCACATCAAGGACCAGCTGGCCCTTTCTGTTAAGGGCTGCACGACGATTACTATCGACGGGCAAAAGTGTGTCTTACCGCCGATGCGAGCTGCCTGGATTCCCGGTGGTGTTGATCATCGTGCGCAGATGTCTAATGTCACTGATTATCGTTCGCTGTATTTTGATCGCTCTTTGCAGTCACGTTTGCCGAGGGAGTTGATGATTGTCGATGTCAATCCCCTGCTGCGTGAATTGATCGAGCGGATGGCCTTCTGGCCCTTTGATATGACGGCCGAACAGCAGATGAATGCGCTGAATTTGTTTATTGAGGAGTTTGCCAGCGCCAAGGATAGTCATCTTAACTTGCCGTTACCGCATGATTATCGGCTGCAGAGCTGGCTTGAAACGATCAATGCACCAGACTTTATGGCGCCAACGCTCAACGATCTCAGTGAGCGAGTTGGGGCAAGTGCGAAGACTATTACGCGTATATTTAACAAAGAAACGGGTATGTCGTATCAAAGCTGGCGCCAACAGTGGCGGTTGTTGGGGGCGATAGAGCTGTTGTCAAATGAGGTGCGTGTCAACGAGGTTGCTGACAGGCTGGGTTTCTCAAGTGATAGTGCTTTTATCAGTTTTTTTCGCCAGCAAACCGGTTGCACACCATTGGCGTATTTTTCCCGTTGA
- a CDS encoding glutathione S-transferase family protein, which yields MKLYFAPGTCALAPHIALEWASANYDTQGVKLGDPVYLKVNPLGAVPALEDGNRLMTQADAILKYIAEKYPEAELAAQGTIDSNYELDKWLAFLTGDLHPAFYPYFSPGRYTVDESEEAYAKVRQAGSLLIAKFLTHLDHHMKGKNHIALGKRTIADPYAFAMLRWAQPLDQYPELKRFFDSMMEDTGVIAALKMQGIK from the coding sequence ATGAAACTTTACTTTGCTCCAGGCACATGCGCACTTGCTCCCCATATAGCCTTAGAATGGGCGAGCGCTAACTATGATACACAAGGTGTAAAACTTGGTGATCCAGTATATTTAAAGGTTAATCCACTCGGCGCAGTTCCTGCCTTAGAAGATGGTAATCGTTTGATGACGCAAGCCGATGCTATTTTGAAATACATTGCAGAAAAATACCCAGAAGCAGAGCTGGCAGCCCAAGGCACGATTGATTCGAATTATGAACTCGACAAATGGCTGGCTTTTTTGACGGGAGACCTTCACCCTGCGTTCTACCCCTATTTTAGCCCCGGCCGTTATACGGTGGACGAAAGTGAAGAAGCCTACGCAAAAGTTAGGCAAGCGGGGAGTTTATTAATCGCCAAATTTTTGACGCACCTCGACCATCATATGAAGGGCAAAAATCACATTGCTCTAGGTAAGCGCACAATCGCTGACCCCTATGCCTTTGCCATGTTACGTTGGGCGCAACCTTTGGATCAATACCCTGAGTTAAAGCGTTTCTTTGACAGCATGATGGAAGATACCGGTGTTATCGCAGCATTGAAGATGCAAGGTATAAAGTAA
- a CDS encoding Rho-binding antiterminator yields MISCDLHDYIEIACLYRYEVKIVLKSKVEWVGTAVTVEYDDDKRECLRLAVDAAECLVVLDTIERMQACQSNPHFDEVVF; encoded by the coding sequence ATGATCAGCTGTGACCTGCATGACTATATTGAGATTGCCTGCCTGTATCGCTACGAGGTCAAGATTGTCTTAAAGTCGAAGGTAGAGTGGGTCGGTACGGCCGTGACTGTTGAATATGATGACGATAAGCGGGAATGTTTACGTCTTGCAGTGGATGCTGCTGAGTGTTTAGTGGTATTGGATACTATCGAGCGGATGCAGGCTTGCCAGAGTAACCCTCACTTTGATGAGGTGGTGTTTTGA